One region of Melitaea cinxia chromosome 29, ilMelCinx1.1, whole genome shotgun sequence genomic DNA includes:
- the LOC123667687 gene encoding gastrula zinc finger protein XlCGF57.1-like codes for MNTVEQYAHCRLYDRLPWTICLTCINTLDKAFEFVCEVERAQKVLENLIDVKNIKREIQVSDDDIYESSSQVLDVNIKIKSENDTQFPTTEVKTEVLKKKESKLKRVEDPDGDPLSQLKISWKDYNWQCAYCDTQFPNIDELKSHSIQFHECCNPYRCTDCNIRKLKLDSFIAHVKRHRKYLKLSCFKCHKKFTKTSQVRIHYNTHLKSNHTCTGCNETFMTSEELDKHSDSYNRDLRIRQLPPIAKQSLNNGLTCTICQKSFKYKGTLTNHLLIHTDRKREHTCEKCGKRFFSKQNLAGHMMLHDDIRPFPCEICKFRFRTSGQLRMHVGIHDGVKPYECDQCGRCFRLRKQLVNHSIIHTDTMPYVCTYCNKGFRFKSILDQHIRQHTGVKPYSCQHCERQFTNWPNYNKHMKRRHGTNMAKKKRTPKGVYPIDPVTGEMITYEETNKTNEWKKVLLEGSRKPGRPRLNHQNSSINKMANVEENIINN; via the coding sequence TAACATGCATCAACACTTTAGATAAAGCATTCGAATTTGTGTGCGAAGTCGAAAGAGCCCAGAAAGTTTTGGAAAACTTGATTGATGTTAAGAATATAAAAAGAGAAATTCAAGTTTCCGATGACGATATTTACGAATCATCCTCACAGGTACTGGatgttaatatcaaaattaaatcggAAAACGATACGCAGTTTCCAACAACGGAGGTAAAAACTGAGGTCCTAAAAAAGAAAGAATCGAAATTAAAAAGAGTTGAAGATCCCGATGGGGACCCTTTATCGCAACTAAAAATATCCTGGAAAGATTACAACTGGCAATGTGCATATTGCGATACACAATTTCCCAACATAGATGAATTAAAATCACACTCGATACAATTCCACGAGTGTTGTAATCCATATAGATGTACCGATTGTAACATACGCAAGCTGAAACTGGACAGCTTCATAGCTCATGTGAAACGGCACAGAAAATACTTAAAACTATCATGCTTTAAATGTcacaaaaaatttactaaaacgtCTCAAGTAAGAATTCATTATAATACTCATTTAAAATCAAACCATACTTGTACTGGCTGTAATGAAACGTTTATGACTTCCGAAGAGCTCGATAAACACAGCGATAGCTATAATAGAGATTTACGTATAAGGCAACTACCTCCAATAGCAAAACAGAGTTTAAACAATGGTCTTACTTGCACAATTTGTCAGAAATCATTCAAATACAAAGGAACCCTCACAAATCATTTATTAATTCACACAGATCGGAAAAGGGAACACACTTGCGAGAAATGCGGTAAGAGATTCTTCAGCAAACAGAATTTAGCGGGGCATATGATGCTTCATGATGATATCCGACCTTTTCCTTGTGAAATTTGCAAGTTCAGATTTCGGACTTCCGGGCAGCTTAGGATGCATGTAGGAATACATGACGGTGTTAAGCCATACGAATGCGACCAATGTGGCCGTTGCTTCCGTTTGCGAAAGCAGCTCGTGAATCACAGTATCATACACACAGACACGATGCCATACGTATGTACATACTGCAACAAAGGTTTCCGTTTCAAGAGTATTCTGGATCAACACATACGTCAGCACACCGGAGTCAAACCGTACTCTTGCCAACACTGCGAACGACAGTTTACAAATTGGCCGAACTATAATAAACATATGAAGAGAAGACACGGTACAAATATGGCGAAAAAGAAACGTACACCAAAAGGTGTATATCCTATAGATCCGGTTACCGGTGAAATGATAACATACGAAGAAACTAACAAAACAAATGAATGGAAAAAGGTGCTTCTAGAAGGATCTAGAAAGCCGGGTCGGCCGAGGTTAAACCATcaaaattcttcaataaataaaatggccAATGtcgaagaaaatattataaacaattaa
- the LOC123667689 gene encoding probable methyltransferase-like protein 25 codes for MALPLGFTTPTEYFKECLMFFKKYQHLFNFPNTDILLSNVLDQIEIDCLDDFDTFADDFDINTIRCGYLTNFYDNLNKLKVDYEEFENKDLEFLIDVPLSVKKKHEIANLAEEINLLCKEADCDTVVDFGSGLGYLDQQIFKTAGYNVLGIDCNESHYVGAKKRQRKYHSDSTERVKYIKHTITEDSYKNINEYIQDKFSNCSNFCIAGLHACADLTIDAINIFLKMDKAKSLIIMPCCYHRLNMDESCKFKNFPLSDALKDVYDEYSGADFLTVPFLRLATQPQNVSKEKMEDLVFNLLARAVLQLYSSKHSCRLKRNKRKAVRLKSIQNNFEEYIEDAILGYTLIKNEIAEKNKTEVFNKEYLYNIWREIPQVTFRKAAIFILLQNDLQPVFENFVLYDRLLYLQEKGVRNCKFKKIVNENISPRCLALIAQK; via the exons atggcttTACCGTTAGGATTTACAACACCAACCGAATATTTCAAAGAATGTCTAATGTTCTTCAAAAAGTATCAGCACCTTTTCAATTTTCCCAATAcagatatattattaagtaacgTTTTAGACCAAATCGAAATAGACTGCTTAGACGATTTTGATACTTTCGCGGATGATTTTGATATCAACACAATACGATGTggttatttaacaaatttttatgataatttaaataaattaaaggtgGATTATGAAGAATTTGAGAATAAGGATTTAGAGTTTTTAATAGATGTTCCCTTAAGTGTTAAAAAGAAGCACGAAATAGCTAACTTAGCTGAGGAAATCAATTTATTGTGTAAGGAGGCGGATTGTGATACTGTCGTCGATTTTGGATCAGGATTG GGCTACTTGGATCAACAGATCTTTAAGACAGCGGGCTATAATGTTTTAGGAATAGACTGCAATGAATCTCACTACGTTGGCGCCAAAAAACGCCAAAGAAAATACCATAGCGATTCTACTGAACgggttaaatatataaaacatactaTTACTGAagattcttataaaaatataaatgaatatattcaAGATAAGTTTTCAAATTGTAGCAACTTTTGTATAGCCGGCTTACACGCGTGTGCTGATTTAACTATAGatgctataaatatatttttgaaaatggaTAAGGCTAAATCGTTAATTATCATGCCGTGTTGCTATCATAGATTAAATATGGATGAAAGTTGCAAGTTTAAGAACTTTCCTCTAAGTGATGCTTTGAAAGACGTGTATGATGAATATAGTGGAGCAGATTTTTTGACAGTGCCGTTTCTGAGGCTAGCAACACAGCCCCAAAATGTTAGTAAGGAGAAAATGGAAGATttggtttttaatttgttaGCGCGAGCTGTTTTACAACTCTATAGCTCCAAAC atagTTGCAGGCTCAAACGAAATAAACGTAAAGCGGTGCGTTTGAAATCTatacaaaacaattttgaaGAGTATATCGAAGATGCTATTCTAGGCTATACattgattaaaaatgaaattgccgaaaaaaataaaaccgagGTTTTTAACAAGgaatatctttataatatttggcgGGAAATCCCTCAGGTGACGTTTAGAAAAGCCGCCATTTTCATTTTACTTCAAAACGATTTGCAACCGGTGTTTGAGAATTTTGTATTATACGacagattattatatttacaagaaAAGGGCGTAAGAAATTGTAAATTCAAGAAAattgttaatgaaaatatatcacCGAGATGTTTAGCATTAATAGctcaaaaatag